Proteins from one Porites lutea chromosome 3, jaPorLute2.1, whole genome shotgun sequence genomic window:
- the LOC140931114 gene encoding uncharacterized protein gives MSLKCKQCEKCFSQATRLKRHEKVHSGEKPYECKQCGKCFREAANLRRHERIHTGEKPYKCKQCGKCFREAGSLKSHQTVHTGEKPYECKHCGKWFSQAGCLKIHERIHTGEKPHECKQCGKSFSRTEHLRSHERVHTGEKPYECKHCGKCFNQTASLRIHERIHSGERPYECKQCGKCFSETGGLRLHERIHTGEKPYECKQCSKCFSRALYLRLHERIHNGERPYECKHCGKHFSQAGNLRSHERIHTGEKPYECKQCGKCFWKPGRLRIHERVHTGEKPFECNQCGKCYCQSTSLRRHKEGHSRKSLLKSDSSKGQLKHLHCKVKRAGSSIRSGLTNNTLSQRETPNSGMEDQQPDIIKEHSCWICQEELSSEYLLIQHYENHMRHVGEDGSQI, from the coding sequence ATGTCTTTAAAGTGTAAACAGTGTGAAaagtgttttagtcaagcaACACGCCTTAAAAGACATGAAAAAGTTCAttctggggaaaagccttatgaatgtaaacagtgtggcaagtgttttagggAAGCAGCAAacctaaggagacatgaaagaatccacactggggaaaaaccttataaatgtaaacagtgtggcaagtgttttagggAAGCAGGAAGCTTAAAAAGTCATCAAACTGTTCACACAggagaaaagccttatgaatgtaaacactGTGGCAAGTGGTTTAGCCAAGCAGGCTGCCTAAAAATtcatgaaagaattcacactggggaaaaacctcatgaatgtaaacagtgtggcaagagTTTTAGCCGAACAGAACACCTAAGGagccatgaaagagttcacactggggaaaagccttatgaatgtaaacattgtGGGAAGTGTTTTAACCAAACAGCAAGcttaaggattcatgaaagaatTCACTCTGGGGAGaggccttatgaatgtaaacagtgtggcaagtgttttagtgaaaCAGGAGGGCTAAGGCTTCATGAACgaattcacactggggaaaagccatatgaatgtaaacagtgtagcaagtgttttagccgagcATTATACCTAAGGTTGCACGAGAGAATTCACAATGGAGAAaggccttatgaatgtaaacattgtGGGAAGcattttagccaagcaggaaacctaaggagtCACGAAAGGATTCACACTGgtgaaaagccttatgaatgtaaacagtgtggcaagtgtttttgGAAACCAGGAAggctaaggattcatgaaagagtccacacaggggaaaagccttttgaatgtaaccagtgtggcaagtgttatTGTCAATCAACGTCTCTAAGGAGGCACAAAGAAGGCCACAGCAGAAAAAGTTTGCTTAAAAGTGACAGCAGCAAGGGTCAGTTGAAACATTTACATTGTAAGGTTAAGAGAGCAGGAAGTAGTATAAGGTCAGGATTGACTAACAACACACTGTCACAGAGAGAGACTCCCAACAGTGGTATGGAAGACCAGCAACCAGATATCATCAAGGAACACAGCtgttggatttgtcaagaggagTTGAGTAGCGAATATCTTCTTATTCAAcattatgaaaatcatatgaGGCATGTAGGTGAAGATGGCTCTCAAATTTGA